The following proteins are co-located in the Triticum aestivum cultivar Chinese Spring chromosome 1A, IWGSC CS RefSeq v2.1, whole genome shotgun sequence genome:
- the LOC123042222 gene encoding DNA replication licensing factor MCM6, translating to MEAFGGFFVDEKAARVENIFLEFLKRFKEPDAAEPFYDVEMEAMRSRESTTMYVDFAHVMRFNDVLQKAISEEYLRFEPYLRNACKRFVMEHRAGENRAPIISDDSPNKDINIAFYNIPMLKRLRELGTAEIGKLTAVTGVVTRTSEVRPELLQGTFKCLDCGNVVKNVDQQFKYTEPIICVNATCQNRSRWALLRQDSKFTDWQRVRMQETSKEIPAGSLPRSLDVILRHEIVEKARAGDTVIFTGTVVAVPDVMALTSPGERAECRREGPQRKNGSGVQEGVKGLKSLGVRDLSYRLAFVANSVQVADGRRDVDIRDRDIDGDGSERQKFTEEEEDEVVRMRNTPDFFNKIVDSICPTVFGHQEIKRALLLMLLGGVHKITHEGINLRGDINVCIVGDPSCAKSQFLKYTAGIVPRSVYTSGKSSSAAGLTATVAKEPETGEFCIEAGALMLADNGICCIDEFDKMDIKDQVAIHEAMEQQTISITKAGIQATLNARTSILAAANPTGGRYDKSKPLKYNVALPPAILSRFDLVYIMIDEPDENTDYHIAHHIVRVHQKREEALSPAFSTAELKRYFAFAKSLKPQLSSEAKKVLVESYVVLRRGDSTPGTRVAYRMTVRQLEALIRLSEAIARSHLERIVLPAHVRMAVKLLKTSIISVESSEVDLSDFQDAPLDHDDEQPVQGDATQQDGPDEPAEVIKKKLVITEEHFQRVTQALVMRLRQHEESVKKDGDVLAGMKQGDLIIWYVEQQNAQGAYSSTEEVKEEVKCIKAIIERLIQREGHLVVIDEGTAAAEGAAARASEHRILAVNPNYVID from the exons ATGGAGGCGTTCGGCGGCTTCTTCGTGGACGAGAAGGCGGCGCGGGTGGAGAACATCTTCCTCGAGTTCCTTAAGCG GTTCAAGGAGCCGGATGCGGCGGAGCCGTTCTACGATGTAGAGATGGAGGCGATGCGGTCGCGTGAGTCCACCACCATGTACGTCGATTTCGCGCACGTCATGCGCTTCAACGACGTCCTCCAGAAGGCCATCTCCGAGGAGTACCTTAG GTTTGAGCCGTACCTTCGCAATGCGTGCAAGAGGTTTGTGATGGAGCACAGAGCTGGCGAGAACCGTGCGCCAATAATCTCCGATGACAGCCCCAACAAGGATATTAATATTGCCTTCTACAACATTCCGATGCTGAAAAG GTTGAGAGAGCTGGGGACAGCAGAGATTGGTAAGCTCACAGCTGTAACGGGGGTTGTAACAAGGACGAGTGAGGTCCGACCTGAGTTATTGCAAGGCACCTTCAAGTGCCTTGATTGTGGAAATGTTGTTAAAAATGTAGACCAGCAGTTCAAGTATACTGAG CCAATAATATGCGTTAATGCAACATGCCAAAACCGATCAAGATGGGCCCTTCTCCGTCAGGATAGCAAATTTACGGATTGGCAGCGGGTCAGGATGCAGGAGACATCAAAAGAGATACCCGCTGGGTCACTACCTCGTTCCCTGGATGTCATTCTGCGGCATGAGATTGTTGAGAAAGCTAGAGCTGGGGATAC ggtcatatttACGGGAACGGTTGTTGCTGTTCCAGATGTTATGGCATTAACTTCACCTGGTGAGAGAGCAGAGTGTCGCCGGGAAGGTCCTCAGCGGAAGAATGGGTCAGGTGTCCAAGAAGGTGTAAAGGGCTTGAAGTCCCTTGGAGTACGAGATCTCTCATATCGCCTTGCTTTTGTGGCCAACTCAGTGCAG GTGGCGGATGGCAGGAGGGACGTGGACATCAGGGACCGTGACATAGATGGTGATGGCAGCGAGAGACAGAAGTTCACT gaagaggaggaggatgaggttGTTAGGATGAGAAACACTCCTGATTTTTTTAATAAGATAGTTGATAGCATATGTCCTACTGTCTTTGGTCATCAAGAAATAAAGAGGGCACTTCTCCTTATGCTCTTGGGTGGCGTTCACAAGATAACACATGAAGGCATAAACCTTAGAGGAGACATAAATGTCTGTATTGTTGGAGATCCAAGTTGCGCAAAGTCTCAGTTTTTAAA ATACACTGCTGGTATTGTTCCGCGATCTGTTTACACATCAGGGAAGTCCTCGTCTGCTGCTGGATTGACAGCAACTGTTGCGAAAGAACCTGAGACCGGTGAATTTTGTATTGAG GCAGGTGCACTCATGTTAGCTGATAATGGCATCTGTTGTATTGATGAATTTGATAAGATGGATATAAAGGATCAG GTTGCTATACatgaagcaatggagcagcaaacCATCAGCATAACAAAAGCTGGAATACAAGCAACTTTGAATGCACGAACTTCAATACTGGCAGCAGCAAATCCCACAGGAGGACGGTATGACAAGTCAAAACCACTTAAG TACAATGTGGCACTACCTCCAGCCATTCTTTCAAGATTTGATCTGGTATACATCATGATTGATGAACCTGATGAAAACACTGACTACCACATTGCTCATCACATTGTGAGAGTCCATCAAAAACGTGAAGAAGCACTTTCCCCTGCATTTAGCACTGCAGAATTGAAGCGCTACTTTGCTTTTGCAAAGTCTTTGAAACCTCAG TTGAGTTCTGAAGCAAAGAAAGTTCTGGTCGAATCATATGTTGTCCTCCGTAGAGGCGACAGTACTCCTGGTACTAGGGTTGCTTACAGGATGACAGTTAGGCAACTGGAGGCGCTAATCAGGCTGTCAGAAGCTATTGCCAGAAGCCATTTGGAAAGAATT GTTCTCCCCGCTCATGTTCGCATGGCAGTTAAattactcaaaacatccataataAG TGTGGAATCAAGTGAAGTTGACCTATCTGATTTTCAAGATGCACCTCTTGATCATGATGATGAACAGCCAGTACAAGGAGATGCTACTCAACAAGATGGTCCAG ATGAACCAGCAGAGGTGATTAAGAAGAAATTGGTTATTACTGAAGAACATTTCCAGAGAGTTACACAAGCTTTGGTCATGAGACTGCGGCAACACGAAGAATCAGTCAAGAAAGACG GGGATGTTCTGGCTGGCATGAAGCAAGGGGATCTAATCATTTGGTATGTTGAGCAGCAGAATGCCCAAGGTGCATATAGTTCTACAGAAGAGGTGAAGGAGGAAGTAAAGTGCATCAAAGCCATTATAGAG AGGCTGATACAGAGGGAAGGCCATCTTGTAGTCATAGACGAAGGAACAGCGGCAGCAGAAGGTGCTGCAGCAAGGGCATCGGAGCACAGAATCCTGGCTGTTAACCCGAACTACGTCATTGATTGA